In one Roseburia intestinalis L1-82 genomic region, the following are encoded:
- a CDS encoding DUF3849 domain-containing protein yields MTKYQMISIMAEETAREIAKNEQAWTRYLTTAARLYKYPFNEQMLIYAQRPDASACASLETWNEKMNCWVNRGAKGIALIDTESERPRLKYVFDVSDVHKARRIGRDPYLWELQEEHKNAVMEQLEKTYGKTDSTLPFENRIIELAARIAGDYYEELLPEISYAKEGSFLDELDEFNVGIRLRETLSASIAYTLLSRCGADMEIWKDELDFSYISDFSTMDTLSVLGTATTEMCKPVLMEIGRTIAAYDRQIARNKAKNKVNGEQYESLEKNAKKELANESEPRYNALKRESENEANKMETEETAYETDIREERGLSDTEPDAERGAAGDTYEVRSDEEELSEGTQERNLSGNDSERNSERALSGDTGAGRAENGNADRTDGAERGSERGNESSRSDELGSEDEQHQTVSGGNRAEGADLHLDSRIEQNEEQSEPDSGSNSLSGSFLDNAQEEDFTDLKKGILCFDKHFVHKRPEIAGYFQMEQDARLQTDYLKNSFRMEEFTELYIGQTRAGYRADEDGLTMWKGSYLTREAETRISWKDARFLVNSYIEDGVYLLPGEVAEQIDTDGMYKQLDLFSMFSEQVGNIAMKQAEETSIVPLSTQIPQEQIDTILRSGGGKENSRKRIYAKYQQGKTPEEMAVFLQKEYGTTGKGFEFDGKQVSVWFDEQGMSIGHGTSALEYPVAIMSWQEVEKEIRLQVENGTYMGANEAYLVDESEHVRLANHIFFFFRDGIGEMPEELELKLSNYPDAHSRLVELLSTPEGVELVASDMDKALQQIEIGEKELRFRSIISKEELRAELDNLLLEKLTFPTADNVEIKKEDFITQDEIDRRLGRGSGFAHGSFRIYDYFKEGHDSKEAVTFLKNEYGTGGSSPALAGTDRSNENHDAKGIKLEKGSIMEPYTEVLLSWNVVERRIRKLIEEDRYLSPEGKEAYAAYKEDEARKAMQKAQEKIERDTKVSCKEAIEKAIAEKFDGYRLPKETAEDVIREYGSERVAYVLANTVMHFSHDGRFSPDNKEWAKEIEPYAMIENRDLIVTSHPAVLNGFINQTRRYIEHEKELAAQAAEENTITIDGQNCIHVDQWKSGEDTYLLGNSTEDSEFYYAEVNGDIHIEYDHKPDRTEIEEDYLNIMVERDIDRHEAEVFARFEGSDDSLEQPLVAEVVQNTSGQDVQKSEPQIDRSNAVNFRITDDALGIGGAKEKFRRNVEAIRMLEQIESESRLATPEEQKILSQYVGWGGLADAFDESKSAWAVEYRELKELLSDAEYASARESTLNAHYTSPMIIRSIYEALENMGFEKGNVLEPAMGIGNFFGMLPEKMQESRLYGVELDGITGRIAKQLYPKVDIKITGFEKTDYPNDFFDVAIGNVPFGQYKVADKQYDKNNFLIHDYFFAKTLDKVRPGGVVAFVTSKGTMDKKSPEVRKYLAQRAELLGAVRLPNTAFKENAGTEVTSDILFLKKRDRVMDLEPEWVHLSEDENGIAMNSYFVEHPEMIVGKMEMVSGPYGMESTCMPDTTRPFVEQLKEAVSRIDGEIEAVEMDELADELADATIPADPDVKNYSYTLVDNKVYYRENSIMKPVDMTETMQERIKGMVGIRNCTQELINLQLEEYSDSAIKEKQAELNTLYDVFSKKFGLINSQTNKRAFNQDSSYCLLCSLEKLDDEGNFKGKADMFTKRTIKKAEVVTSVDTASEALAVSLSEKAGIDLDYMAGLLMDKADYMDSEKYDKMLGKIKEELTGIIFQNPVTDRWETADEYLSGNVRDKLEIAKVYAENHPEYAVNVQALTQVQPKELDASEIEVRIGATWIDPKYIEDFMRDTIETPHHLFDRNIVGIQYSDVTGQWNVKGKNADYGNALVNVTYGTSRRNAYQILEDSLNLKDSRVYDTIEEDGKEKRVLNKKETTIASQKQEAIREAFKDWVFRDPERRQVLVEKYNRLFNSTRPREYDGSHLKFPGMTPDIEMKPHQKNAVAHVLYGDNTLLAHCVGAGKTFEMTAAAMESKRLGLCQKSLFVVPNHLTEQWASDFLRLYPGANILAATKKDFEPANRKKFCSRIATGDYDAVIIGHSQFEKIPLSQERQIAIIERQIDEIELAIEQAKADNGERYTIKQMEKSRKSLQTRLEKLNDTSRKDNVVTFEQLGVDRLFVDESHNYKNLFLYTKMRNVAGIAQSEAQKSSDMFAKCQYLDELTGGKGVTFATGTPISNSMTELYTNMRYLQYGTLQKLGLGHFDSWASSFGETQTAIELAPEGTGYRAKTRFAKFFNLPELIALFKESADIQTPDMLNLPVPEAEYENVVLKPSEYQKDMVASLAERAEAVRDRMVQPHEDNMLKITNDGRKLALDQRLINDMLPDDENSKAATCVEKAFEIWEQTKEQKSTQLIFCDLSTPKGDGTFNVYEDIKKKLMEKGVPENEIAFIHDANTELRKAELFGKVRSGQVRFLLGSTQKMGAGTNVQDRLIALHHLDVPWRPSDIEQQEGRILRQGNLNPKVKIFRYVTEGTFDSYSWQLIENKQKFIGQIMTSKSPVRSCEDVDEAALTYAEVKALATGNPYIKEKMDLDIQVSKLKLMKANHTSQKYRLEDNITKHYPQQITILKERISGMQTDIQTAKENLPADKEQFTMKVGDKLYTDKKEAGTALVEMCKEIKSVNAPAMIGEYAGFKMSVSFDSFNHKFVMNVKGQLSHNLEIGSDPLGNIARINHALESMPKELAEAKTKLNNVEHQLETAKVEVQKPFAQEEELAEKLDRLSALNALLNMDEKGDDGTGMDDDTPEQGTERTGTFGQDVNQSARQNGLKSERVADKPVQRVSLKERLAEMKIKATGNSMEKSGNRDKRKEEFL; encoded by the coding sequence ATAACAAAATACCAGATGATCTCCATAATGGCGGAGGAAACCGCCAGAGAGATTGCAAAAAATGAACAGGCATGGACAAGATATCTGACCACGGCTGCAAGGTTATACAAATATCCTTTTAATGAGCAGATGTTAATCTATGCTCAAAGACCGGATGCGTCTGCCTGTGCTTCTCTTGAAACATGGAATGAGAAAATGAATTGCTGGGTCAACCGTGGAGCAAAGGGTATTGCACTCATTGATACGGAGAGTGAACGTCCCAGATTAAAATATGTCTTTGATGTATCAGATGTTCATAAAGCAAGAAGAATTGGGCGTGACCCTTATCTGTGGGAGCTTCAGGAGGAACATAAAAATGCTGTTATGGAACAGCTTGAAAAAACTTATGGGAAAACGGACAGCACACTGCCATTTGAAAACAGGATAATAGAACTGGCTGCCAGGATTGCCGGAGATTATTATGAGGAGCTTCTTCCGGAAATTTCCTATGCAAAGGAAGGGAGCTTTCTTGATGAATTAGACGAATTTAATGTTGGAATCAGACTTCGGGAGACATTATCCGCAAGTATCGCATACACGCTTTTATCCCGCTGTGGTGCGGATATGGAGATATGGAAGGATGAACTTGATTTCAGCTATATCAGTGATTTCAGCACAATGGATACACTTTCTGTTCTCGGAACCGCCACTACGGAAATGTGTAAACCAGTGCTGATGGAAATTGGAAGAACCATTGCAGCCTATGATCGACAAATTGCCCGAAATAAGGCAAAAAACAAGGTAAATGGGGAACAGTATGAAAGCCTTGAGAAAAATGCCAAAAAAGAGCTTGCAAATGAGTCTGAGCCACGCTATAATGCGTTAAAGCGTGAAAGCGAAAATGAAGCAAATAAAATGGAAACGGAGGAAACAGCATATGAAACTGACATACGAGAAGAACGGGGATTATCTGATACCGAACCTGATGCCGAACGAGGAGCCGCAGGGGACACTTACGAAGTACGGTCTGATGAGGAAGAACTTTCTGAAGGAACACAGGAAAGGAATTTATCAGGGAATGATTCTGAAAGGAACTCTGAAAGAGCATTGTCTGGAGACACAGGAGCAGGCAGAGCAGAGAATGGAAATGCTGACCGGACAGATGGCGCAGAAAGAGGGAGTGAACGAGGAAATGAAAGCAGCCGATCAGATGAGCTGGGTAGCGAAGATGAACAACATCAGACAGTCAGCGGAGGAAATCGTGCTGAAGGAGCTGATTTACATTTAGACAGCAGAATAGAACAGAATGAGGAACAATCGGAGCCGGATAGTGGAAGTAATTCATTATCCGGTTCTTTTTTGGATAATGCACAAGAGGAAGATTTTACTGACCTTAAAAAAGGTATCTTGTGCTTTGATAAACACTTCGTTCATAAAAGACCGGAGATAGCAGGCTATTTCCAGATGGAGCAGGATGCAAGACTCCAGACGGACTATCTGAAAAATTCTTTCCGCATGGAGGAGTTTACAGAGCTGTATATAGGACAAACAAGGGCAGGGTATCGTGCCGATGAAGATGGACTTACCATGTGGAAAGGGAGTTATCTCACCCGTGAAGCGGAAACGAGAATCTCATGGAAAGATGCCAGATTTCTTGTTAATTCTTATATAGAGGACGGGGTGTATCTTCTTCCGGGAGAAGTGGCAGAGCAGATTGATACGGATGGAATGTATAAACAGCTCGACCTTTTTTCCATGTTTTCGGAGCAGGTAGGAAATATTGCCATGAAACAGGCAGAGGAAACAAGTATAGTACCACTCTCTACTCAAATACCGCAGGAGCAAATTGACACAATCCTCAGAAGCGGTGGAGGAAAGGAAAACAGCAGAAAACGTATCTATGCCAAGTATCAGCAGGGAAAGACGCCGGAAGAAATGGCGGTTTTTCTTCAAAAGGAATACGGTACTACCGGAAAGGGTTTTGAATTTGATGGAAAACAGGTATCGGTATGGTTTGATGAGCAGGGAATGAGCATCGGACATGGGACATCTGCGTTGGAATATCCTGTAGCTATCATGAGTTGGCAGGAAGTAGAAAAGGAAATACGTTTACAGGTGGAAAATGGCACTTACATGGGAGCAAATGAAGCCTATCTCGTGGATGAAAGCGAACATGTTCGTCTTGCAAATCATATTTTTTTCTTTTTCCGTGATGGGATTGGAGAAATGCCGGAGGAGCTGGAGCTGAAACTTAGTAATTATCCGGATGCTCATTCAAGACTGGTGGAATTATTATCAACGCCGGAAGGAGTGGAACTTGTTGCATCTGATATGGACAAAGCATTACAGCAGATTGAAATCGGAGAGAAGGAACTTCGTTTTCGTTCCATAATATCAAAGGAGGAGCTTAGAGCAGAACTTGATAATCTGCTTTTGGAAAAGCTAACCTTTCCTACTGCTGATAATGTGGAGATTAAGAAAGAGGATTTTATTACACAGGATGAGATAGACCGCAGGCTTGGAAGGGGAAGCGGGTTTGCACATGGCTCTTTCCGAATCTATGATTATTTTAAGGAGGGGCATGACAGCAAGGAGGCAGTTACTTTTCTTAAAAACGAATATGGAACAGGAGGCAGTTCCCCGGCACTTGCTGGAACTGACAGAAGTAATGAAAATCATGATGCAAAGGGTATCAAGTTGGAGAAAGGCAGTATCATGGAGCCTTACACAGAGGTACTTTTATCATGGAATGTTGTAGAAAGGCGTATCCGGAAACTGATTGAGGAGGATAGGTATTTATCTCCAGAAGGGAAAGAAGCCTATGCTGCGTATAAAGAAGATGAAGCCAGAAAGGCTATGCAGAAAGCACAGGAGAAAATAGAACGTGACACAAAAGTATCCTGCAAAGAAGCAATAGAAAAAGCGATTGCGGAGAAGTTTGACGGATACCGACTGCCAAAGGAAACTGCGGAAGATGTTATTCGTGAATATGGAAGCGAAAGAGTTGCTTATGTACTTGCCAATACAGTTATGCACTTTAGTCATGATGGCAGATTTTCACCGGATAACAAGGAATGGGCAAAGGAAATCGAGCCTTATGCCATGATTGAAAACAGGGATTTGATTGTGACTTCCCATCCTGCTGTATTAAATGGATTTATTAACCAGACAAGAAGATATATTGAGCATGAGAAGGAACTTGCAGCACAAGCGGCAGAAGAAAACACTATTACTATTGACGGACAGAACTGCATACATGTTGATCAATGGAAGTCCGGGGAGGACACTTATCTGCTTGGCAATTCCACAGAGGATAGTGAGTTTTATTATGCAGAGGTAAATGGAGATATTCATATAGAATATGACCATAAGCCGGACAGGACAGAGATAGAGGAAGATTATCTGAACATCATGGTAGAGAGGGATATTGACCGCCATGAAGCAGAAGTTTTTGCACGATTTGAGGGCAGTGATGATAGTCTGGAGCAGCCTTTGGTGGCAGAAGTTGTGCAGAACACATCTGGACAGGATGTCCAAAAGTCAGAACCACAGATTGACAGATCAAATGCAGTCAATTTCCGTATTACGGATGATGCTCTTGGCATTGGCGGGGCAAAGGAAAAATTCAGAAGGAATGTGGAAGCAATCCGTATGCTGGAGCAGATAGAAAGTGAAAGCCGTCTTGCAACACCGGAGGAACAAAAGATTTTATCACAGTATGTCGGCTGGGGCGGTTTGGCAGATGCCTTTGATGAAAGCAAAAGTGCCTGGGCGGTAGAATACCGGGAATTAAAAGAACTGTTATCGGATGCAGAGTATGCTTCCGCAAGGGAGAGTACCTTAAATGCCCACTATACAAGCCCTATGATTATCCGTAGTATTTATGAAGCACTGGAGAACATGGGCTTTGAAAAAGGAAATGTTTTAGAGCCGGCAATGGGTATCGGAAATTTCTTCGGTATGCTGCCGGAGAAGATGCAGGAAAGCAGACTTTATGGAGTGGAGCTTGATGGGATTACCGGAAGGATAGCAAAGCAGCTTTATCCGAAAGTGGATATTAAAATCACAGGTTTTGAAAAAACGGATTATCCCAATGATTTCTTTGATGTTGCAATCGGCAACGTGCCATTCGGACAGTACAAGGTAGCCGATAAACAGTATGATAAAAACAATTTCCTGATACATGATTATTTCTTTGCAAAGACATTGGATAAGGTTCGTCCTGGTGGTGTGGTTGCTTTTGTTACTTCTAAAGGAACTATGGATAAGAAAAGCCCGGAGGTCAGAAAGTATCTTGCACAGAGGGCAGAGCTTCTCGGTGCAGTCAGGCTTCCTAATACGGCATTTAAGGAAAATGCAGGAACAGAAGTTACTTCCGATATTTTATTTTTAAAGAAACGTGACCGTGTGATGGACTTGGAGCCGGAATGGGTGCATTTGTCAGAAGATGAGAACGGCATTGCCATGAACAGTTATTTTGTTGAACATCCTGAGATGATTGTAGGAAAAATGGAAATGGTCAGCGGACCATATGGTATGGAAAGTACCTGTATGCCCGATACCACAAGACCATTTGTGGAGCAGTTAAAGGAAGCGGTAAGCCGTATAGATGGGGAGATAGAAGCCGTAGAAATGGATGAACTGGCAGACGAGCTTGCCGATGCCACTATTCCGGCAGACCCGGATGTAAAGAATTACAGCTACACGCTTGTGGACAATAAGGTATATTACCGGGAAAATTCCATTATGAAGCCTGTGGATATGACGGAAACCATGCAGGAGCGTATTAAGGGGATGGTGGGTATCCGTAACTGTACGCAGGAACTTATCAATTTGCAGTTGGAAGAATATTCCGACAGCGCAATCAAGGAAAAACAAGCAGAACTCAACACGCTGTATGATGTTTTTTCCAAGAAATTCGGTTTAATCAATTCGCAGACCAACAAGAGAGCTTTCAATCAGGACAGCAGTTATTGCCTGCTGTGTTCTCTGGAAAAGCTGGATGATGAGGGCAATTTCAAGGGCAAGGCGGATATGTTCACGAAGCGTACCATTAAGAAAGCAGAAGTCGTTACAAGCGTGGATACGGCAAGTGAAGCACTGGCGGTGTCTTTATCGGAAAAGGCGGGAATAGACCTTGACTATATGGCAGGGCTGCTTATGGACAAAGCTGACTATATGGACAGCGAAAAATATGATAAGATGCTTGGAAAAATCAAGGAGGAGCTGACAGGCATTATCTTTCAAAATCCTGTGACGGACAGATGGGAAACAGCGGATGAGTATTTAAGTGGAAATGTACGTGATAAGCTGGAAATTGCGAAAGTTTATGCCGAGAACCACCCGGAATATGCCGTAAACGTGCAGGCACTTACACAGGTGCAGCCGAAAGAACTGGATGCTTCCGAGATTGAGGTGCGTATTGGTGCCACATGGATTGATCCGAAATATATCGAGGATTTCATGAGGGATACTATTGAAACACCACATCATCTGTTTGACCGGAACATTGTGGGTATTCAATATTCCGATGTCACCGGACAATGGAACGTAAAGGGAAAAAATGCGGATTATGGCAATGCCCTTGTAAATGTGACCTATGGAACCAGCCGGAGAAATGCGTACCAGATTTTAGAAGATTCCCTTAATCTGAAGGACAGTCGTGTGTATGACACCATAGAGGAGGACGGCAAGGAAAAGAGAGTCCTGAATAAGAAGGAAACTACTATAGCGAGCCAGAAACAGGAAGCCATAAGGGAAGCATTTAAAGACTGGGTATTTCGTGATCCGGAACGCAGGCAGGTACTTGTGGAAAAATATAACCGTCTTTTCAATTCCACCAGACCGAGGGAATATGACGGTTCACATCTGAAATTCCCTGGCATGACACCAGATATTGAGATGAAGCCACACCAGAAAAATGCGGTGGCACATGTGCTTTACGGGGATAATACACTGCTTGCCCATTGCGTGGGAGCAGGAAAGACCTTTGAAATGACAGCGGCGGCTATGGAGAGTAAGCGGCTTGGCTTATGCCAGAAATCATTATTTGTCGTACCGAACCACCTTACGGAGCAGTGGGCAAGTGACTTTTTACGATTGTATCCCGGAGCGAATATACTTGCAGCTACAAAGAAAGATTTTGAGCCTGCCAACCGGAAGAAATTCTGTTCCAGAATTGCCACCGGGGATTATGATGCGGTCATTATCGGTCATTCGCAGTTTGAGAAAATCCCACTTTCACAGGAAAGACAGATTGCCATTATAGAACGCCAGATTGATGAGATTGAACTTGCCATAGAGCAGGCAAAAGCCGACAATGGGGAGCGGTACACCATTAAGCAGATGGAAAAATCACGGAAGTCTTTGCAGACAAGGCTTGAGAAACTAAACGATACATCAAGGAAGGACAACGTGGTAACTTTTGAGCAGCTTGGTGTGGACAGGCTCTTTGTGGACGAGTCACATAATTATAAAAATCTGTTCCTTTATACGAAAATGAGGAATGTGGCGGGTATTGCACAGTCAGAAGCACAGAAGTCCTCGGATATGTTTGCAAAGTGCCAGTACCTTGACGAGCTGACAGGTGGAAAAGGCGTTACTTTTGCAACAGGTACTCCGATTTCCAACAGTATGACAGAGCTTTATACCAATATGCGATACCTTCAGTATGGTACGCTGCAGAAGCTGGGACTTGGTCATTTTGACAGTTGGGCATCATCCTTTGGCGAAACACAGACCGCCATAGAGCTTGCACCGGAGGGAACAGGATACCGGGCAAAAACAAGGTTTGCGAAATTCTTCAACCTGCCGGAATTGATTGCACTTTTTAAGGAGAGTGCAGATATTCAGACACCGGATATGCTAAACCTTCCTGTGCCGGAAGCAGAATATGAAAATGTGGTGTTAAAGCCGAGTGAATACCAGAAGGATATGGTGGCTTCCCTTGCAGAACGAGCCGAAGCAGTGCGTGACAGAATGGTACAGCCCCATGAGGATAATATGCTGAAAATCACCAATGACGGCAGAAAATTAGCACTGGATCAGAGGCTTATCAACGACATGCTTCCTGATGATGAAAATTCAAAGGCTGCTACTTGTGTGGAGAAAGCATTTGAAATATGGGAGCAGACAAAGGAACAGAAGTCCACGCAGCTTATTTTCTGCGATTTGTCAACGCCGAAGGGAGATGGTACTTTTAATGTATATGAAGATATCAAAAAGAAACTGATGGAAAAGGGAGTGCCGGAGAATGAAATTGCCTTTATCCATGATGCAAATACGGAGCTTAGGAAAGCGGAGCTGTTCGGAAAAGTAAGAAGCGGACAGGTTCGCTTTTTGCTTGGTTCCACGCAGAAAATGGGAGCCGGAACCAACGTGCAGGACAGACTCATCGCATTACATCATCTGGATGTACCGTGGCGTCCTTCTGATATAGAACAGCAGGAAGGACGTATTTTAAGACAGGGAAACCTTAATCCGAAAGTAAAGATTTTCCGGTATGTGACGGAAGGAACCTTCGATTCGTACAGTTGGCAGCTTATCGAGAACAAGCAGAAATTTATCGGACAGATCATGACAAGCAAATCTCCGGTACGAAGCTGTGAGGATGTGGATGAAGCGGCACTTACCTATGCGGAGGTCAAAGCACTTGCAACGGGCAATCCCTACATCAAGGAAAAGATGGACCTGGATATACAGGTATCGAAGCTGAAGCTGATGAAGGCAAACCATACAAGCCAGAAGTACAGGCTGGAGGACAACATCACGAAGCACTACCCGCAACAGATAACTATTTTAAAGGAACGTATCAGTGGTATGCAGACGGATATTCAGACTGCAAAGGAAAATCTTCCGGCAGATAAAGAGCAGTTTACAATGAAAGTCGGGGATAAGCTCTACACAGATAAAAAAGAAGCCGGAACTGCTCTTGTGGAAATGTGCAAAGAGATAAAGAGTGTTAATGCCCCGGCAATGATAGGCGAGTATGCGGGCTTTAAAATGTCTGTATCCTTTGATTCCTTTAACCATAAATTTGTGATGAATGTCAAAGGACAGTTATCCCATAATCTGGAAATAGGTTCTGATCCGCTTGGTAATATCGCCCGTATCAATCATGCACTGGAGTCTATGCCAAAAGAGCTTGCAGAAGCAAAGACCAAACTGAACAATGTGGAGCATCAGCTTGAAACGGCAAAGGTGGAAGTGCAGAAACCTTTTGCACAGGAAGAGGAGCTGGCAGAAAAATTAGACCGCCTGTCTGCCCTAAATGCCCTGCTTAATATGGATGAAAAGGGCGATGATGGTACCGGCATGGACGATGATACACCGGAGCAGGGAACGGAACGGACGGGAACTTTTGGACAGGATGTCAACCAATCTGCAAGGCAGAATGGTTTGAAGTCAGAACGGGTGGCAGATAAGCCAGTGCAGAGGGTGTCTTTGAAGGAACGGCTTGCAGAGATGAAAATAAAAGCTACGGGAAATAGTATGGAAAAATCTGGAAATCGAGATAAGAGGAAGGAGGAGTTTTTGTAA
- a CDS encoding PDDEXK nuclease domain-containing protein, with protein sequence MNDLEQNNMLQPLVDEIETTVSNAKKELAEKVNSVITQTYWTIGKYIVEFEQDGNVKAAYGSKLLTTLSHQLTLRLGRGYSRPNLNNMRKFYLCYENCQTVSDKLTWSHICELIKIDDELERSFYEKECYKEKWDVRTLRRQMDSALFLRLATSRDKEGILALANEGITYDKPEDIIKDTYTLEFLGLPEKDRYSEEDLEQKIIDNIQKFLLELGKGFTFVGRQYPLTVNNIHYHVDLVFYHRILKCFVLIDLKKNSVQHVDIGQMNMYMGYFAKEENMADDNPPIGIILSHNKDELLVEYATYGMDSNLFVSKYELYLPDRKELQKLVNNILEQDEKKKADK encoded by the coding sequence ATGAATGATTTAGAGCAGAATAATATGCTTCAGCCATTGGTGGATGAGATTGAAACAACGGTTTCAAATGCAAAAAAAGAATTAGCCGAAAAAGTAAACAGTGTGATAACCCAAACCTATTGGACAATCGGAAAATATATTGTTGAGTTTGAGCAGGATGGAAATGTAAAAGCAGCATACGGTTCAAAATTATTAACAACATTATCTCATCAGCTTACTTTGCGATTGGGGCGAGGGTACAGCAGACCCAATCTTAACAATATGAGGAAGTTTTATCTTTGTTATGAGAATTGTCAGACAGTGTCTGACAAATTGACATGGTCGCATATCTGTGAACTGATAAAGATTGATGATGAATTAGAACGAAGTTTTTACGAAAAAGAATGTTATAAAGAAAAGTGGGACGTAAGAACGCTCAGACGGCAGATGGATTCAGCATTATTTCTTAGATTAGCGACAAGCAGGGATAAAGAGGGGATTTTGGCACTTGCAAATGAGGGAATTACCTATGATAAGCCGGAGGACATCATCAAGGATACTTACACATTAGAATTTTTGGGACTTCCGGAAAAAGATCGTTACAGTGAGGAAGATTTGGAACAGAAAATTATTGATAATATTCAAAAATTCCTGTTAGAATTGGGAAAAGGCTTTACCTTTGTCGGCAGGCAGTATCCTTTGACGGTAAATAATATTCACTACCATGTGGATTTGGTATTTTATCATAGAATTTTGAAATGTTTTGTGCTGATTGATTTGAAGAAAAATTCAGTACAGCATGTAGATATTGGTCAGATGAATATGTACATGGGATATTTTGCAAAGGAAGAAAACATGGCAGACGATAATCCACCGATTGGTATTATTCTGAGCCATAATAAAGATGAGCTGCTTGTGGAATATGCAACTTATGGTATGGACAGTAATTTGTTTGTGTCAAAATATGAGTTGTATCTGCCTGATCGCAAAGAGCTTCAAAAATTAGTAAATAATATTTTAGAGCAGGATGAAAAAAAGAAAGCAGATAAATAA
- the ltrA gene encoding group II intron reverse transcriptase/maturase → MDTSSLMEQILSNDNLNRAYLQVVRNKGAEGVDGMKYTELKEYLAKNGEIIKEQLRIRKYKPQPVRRVEIPKPDGGVRNLGVPTVTDRFIQQAIAQVLTPIYEEQFHDHSYGFRPNRCAQQAILTALDMMNDGNDWIVDIDLEKFFDTVNHDKLMTIIGRTIKDGDVISIVRKYLVSGIMIDDEYEDSIVGTPQGGNLSPLLANIMLNELDKEMEKRGLNFVRYADDCIIMVGSEMSANRVMRNISRFIEEKLGLKVNMTKSKVDRPRGIKYLGFGFYYDTSAQQFKAKPHAKSVMKYKKRMRELTCRSWGVSNSYKVERLNQLIRGWINYFKIGSMKTLCRELDGNIRYRIRMCIWKHWKTPQNKEKNLVKLGVPRWAAHKVANTGNRYAHMCHNGWIQKAISTKRLTSFGLVSMLDYYTERCVTC, encoded by the coding sequence ATGGACACAAGTAGTCTAATGGAGCAGATACTATCTAACGATAATCTCAACAGAGCATATCTGCAAGTCGTACGAAACAAAGGTGCCGAGGGAGTAGACGGAATGAAGTACACAGAACTCAAGGAATATCTTGCAAAGAACGGCGAAATTATCAAGGAACAGTTGAGGATAAGAAAATATAAACCTCAACCAGTACGAAGAGTGGAGATACCAAAGCCTGATGGTGGTGTCAGAAACCTGGGAGTACCGACAGTAACAGACAGATTCATACAACAAGCTATTGCACAGGTTTTAACACCAATCTATGAGGAACAATTCCATGACCATAGCTATGGATTCAGACCGAACAGATGTGCACAGCAAGCAATCCTTACAGCACTCGATATGATGAATGACGGAAATGATTGGATTGTAGACATTGACTTGGAAAAGTTCTTTGACACAGTAAATCATGACAAACTTATGACTATCATAGGTAGAACTATTAAAGATGGAGATGTTATCTCTATTGTCAGAAAATACCTAGTCAGTGGAATCATGATTGACGATGAGTATGAGGATTCTATCGTGGGAACACCTCAAGGTGGAAATCTCTCGCCATTATTGGCAAATATTATGCTGAACGAACTAGACAAGGAAATGGAAAAGAGAGGACTTAACTTTGTACGGTATGCGGATGACTGTATCATTATGGTCGGAAGTGAAATGTCTGCGAATAGAGTTATGAGAAATATCTCACGATTCATTGAGGAAAAACTAGGACTTAAAGTCAATATGACGAAGAGCAAAGTAGATAGACCAAGAGGAATTAAATACCTTGGGTTTGGATTCTACTACGATACAAGTGCACAGCAATTCAAGGCGAAACCACATGCAAAATCAGTAATGAAGTATAAGAAGAGGATGAGGGAACTCACTTGTCGTAGCTGGGGCGTTAGCAACAGCTATAAAGTAGAGAGACTTAATCAGCTTATCAGAGGATGGATTAACTACTTTAAGATAGGTAGTATGAAAACTCTCTGTAGAGAACTTGATGGAAACATTAGATATAGAATACGCATGTGTATTTGGAAACATTGGAAAACACCACAAAACAAAGAGAAGAATTTGGTTAAACTCGGCGTTCCAAGATGGGCGGCACATAAAGTGGCAAATACTGGCAATCGGTATGCACACATGTGTCACAATGGATGGATACAAAAGGCTATAAGCACAAAGAGACTAACTTCATTTGGATTAGTCTCAATGTTAGATTACTACACCGAAAGGTGTGTTACTTGTTAA